A stretch of Cheilinus undulatus linkage group 20, ASM1832078v1, whole genome shotgun sequence DNA encodes these proteins:
- the LOC121528606 gene encoding G-protein coupled receptor 15-like, which translates to MFLRPLNLTFNHSEPSDDMFGHCGDLMAGIVVWASLSALFSLVGCPACGAVLWELVRRQRSGGSMTPNSVFMLNLTIMDLVFLFFVPFGLCNFFLWHIKSILSLSNFLYALNLAGRPLLTACICLDCYVAVVHPVTYSRRKSLTPRILMAAVVWTITAAQGIMSTVFDELNHSAWAMFVYIIALPAIVICDVSILWTLKKSNPAGGELHPSKQKALQIIMNSMVMTIFSYVPPVLVYILGDLIISDEKEYDCFLAIPILVTPTAGSAIMPLLYLGNLGALRSFC; encoded by the coding sequence ATGTTTCTTCGACCTCTAAATCTTACCTTCAACCACAGCGAGCCTTCAGACGACATGTTTGGACACTGTGGTGACCTGATGGCAGGTATCGTAGTTTGGGCTTCTCTCAGTGCGCTGTTCTCGTTGGTGGGATGTCCTGCATGTGGAGCTGTTCTCTGGGAACTTGTGCGGAGACAAAGATCAGGAGGCTCAATGACCCCCAACAGCGTCTTCATGCTCAATCTCACCATCATGGACTTGgtcttcttgttttttgtgCCATTCGGTCTGTGCAACTTCTTCCTGTGGCACATAAAGTCCATCCTATCGTTAAGTAATTTTTTGTACGCCTTGAACCTGGCTGGACGACCTCTTCTGACCGCGTGCATCTGTCTGGACTGTTACGTGGCTGTGGTTCATCCAGTCACCTACAGCAGAAGGAAGAGCCTGACTCCTCGGATTCTCATGGCTGCTGTTGTTTGGACCATCACCGCTGCTCAAGGGATCATGTCCACAGTGTTTGATGAGCTGAACCACAGCGCCTGGGCCATGTTTGTATACATCATCGCCCTGCCAGCCATTGTCATCTGTGATGTCTCTATTCTCTGGACTCTGAAGAAGTCCAATCCTGCTGGAGGAGAACTCCATCCAAGCAAGCAGAAGGCTTTGCAGATCATCATGAACAGCATGGTCATGACCATCTTCTCCTACGTCCCTCCGGTTCTCGTTTACATTCTAGGAGATCTGATAATAAGCGATGAGAAAGAGTATGACTGCTTTTTAGCAATACCTATCCTGGTAACTCCAACTGCAGGGAGTGCAATCATGCCACTGCTCTATCTGGGAAATCTGGGAGCTTTGAGGAGTTTTTGCTGA